TGGTGGTCCCGGCCGTCAGGCCTGCCGGGACGGTCGGCGAGCTCGTGTCAGCCGGGTCCGTCGTGGGATCCGTCGTCGGGTCCGTGGTGGGATCCGTCGTCGGGTCCGTGGTCGGGTCCGGCGTCGGGTCGACCGTCCCCTCGGAGAACAGCCGGTCGTAGTCTGCGAGCGCGGTCGCGACCGCGGTCTGCGCCCAGAACCGGTGGTAGTTGAACTCCGGTGCGGCACCTCCGTCGAGGTAGGCCTGGACCTTGGGCCAGTCAGGATCGTCGAGGTACCAGCTGCGGATGTCGAGGAAGCTCTTGCCTGCGACGATGTCGTCCCCGTTGGGCATCGTCCCGGTCCAGCCTGCAGGCACGTAGAGACCGTCGCCGGTCGTGTCCGTCAAGACGTCGTCGAAGCGCTTGAAGTCCTCGCGGACCTCTGTCGTCGAGACGCCGATGGCATCCTGGTCATAGGTCCAGATGCTGTCGAGGAGCGACTTGGCGACAGCCTTGGACTCAGCGTCCCCGGACTTCGCGGCGTAGTACATGAGCGTCCTGGCGTAGGCGCCGGCGACGCCGACGTCTTGGCCGGTGGACGTGACGGTCACGTGCAGCCCTGTGTTGGCGCCAGGGTTCGTGGCGTCCCACGTGTCAGGCGCGCCGGACCAGCCGAGGCTCGACGGGATGGACCAGTCGGCGCCGCCGGTGGCGTCGGTGTTGGCGAGGGCCCAGGGCACCCACTTGTCGAGGATCGCCTTCGCTTCGGCGTTCCCTGAGGCGTAGTAGAGCTGCGCGACCCGTTCCATCGACCAGGCCTGCATGCCGAACCACTCGTTGGAGGGCGGGTCGTGGTAGACAGGCGCCTCCGTGTAGCCCATGCCGTAGAAGGTCGGGGTACCTGCTGGCGGTGTGCCGTAGTCCCCGTCCCAGCTGTTCGTCGCGCCGCCGGCGATGCCGCCTTCGGCGGACTGCAGCCAGGCGTAGAACTCGAGCTGGCGGTCGAGGCTCTTGCCCCAGTCTCCTGCTCCGGTCGGCGATGCGGGCTCGAGGGCCGACTGCGTCGAGAGCGCCCAGGCGGCCATGGGGTTCTGGTAGCCGAAGTGGCTCGCGCTCGAGCCGATCCGCCAGGCCCAGCCGGAGGACGTGTCGAGAGAACCGCCCCAGGCGTAGTACCAGGACATGAGGTAGTGCGAGCTGTCCTTCCCTGTACCTGCTGCGCAGGTCAGGCTCGTGCAGCCGATCGCCTTGAAGTACTTGTCATACATCGAGTACCGGAGGTAGTCCCCCATCTTCGATGCCTTGGAGACCGTGGCTGCCACGTCGCTGGCCTTGCCCTGCTCGTTCGCCCAGGTGTAGGCCCAGTACGCTGCGTCGATCGCGCGTGCGTCGGCGTCCGGCGCGTTCGTGTACTTCCACTGCTTGGCGTAGTTCGCGTCCTGTGTGAAGAGGTCGAGATAGCCGTTGGTGCCGCCGTACGTGAACTCGTCGCACGAGGGCTGTGGGACTGTCTCCCAGACCGATTCCTGCGGACCGCGCTGGAACGTGTTGATGTAGGAGGTGCCGGTAGACGACGGGCCGAGCTCGCACCCGGCTCCTGGGGCAGCGCCGAACCCATACTTGTTGTCGACGTCGGCGAGCCAGTGCATCCCGTAGATGTCCGACGTCCCGTAGGTCGTCTTGAGCTCGTTGGCGATGGGGTCGACGCCGGTGGAGACGCCGCTGTTGAGCGCCGAGGGGTACTGGCTGGGGTGGTCGTACTCGGACGCGTAGGTCCCCGGGCTCTGCGGGTTGTAGAAGGAGTTCGTCGGCTGGTCCGCCGACTGCGGGATCATGTACGTCTCCATCGTCGTCCACGCGTCGTTGAACGGCGCCCAGTCGCCGGTCGCCTGACCGTAGGCCGCTTCGAGCCAGATCCAGAAGCTGTAGGCCTCCGACGTCGTCTCGTGACCGTAGTCGGGCGCCTCGACGATGAGAGTCTCGACCGAGTGGTACGGGATCCCCTGGGGACTGAAGTAGCCGTTGGCGGGGTCGTGGATCTTGTCGTAGAGCTCCAGGAACCGTTGCGTGTACTCGCCGTCCACCGCATCTGCGGCGGGAAGCACCGCGGCTGTGGTGGACCGCGTCGTGTCGACCGCCGGTGGCGCCGCTGCCTGTGCGGGCTGGAGCCCGGCCAGTGCGACGATCGATCCGGCTCCGAGGGCAGCGACCGCTGCCCAGGGAGCTCGTCGGGATTGTCTGAGCATGTGACTTCCCTCTCTGTGGGACCGGCACACGGTGCGCATCGAGCGCGACCAGCCACGGTGCCAGTAGGTGAGAGCGCTCCCACACCCACGACATCGGAGGTAGGTCACGCTCAGGACGTCACTGTCCATCGTCCGCCGTTGGACGATGCTGCCAGTCCTGCAACGACCACAGGCCTGGCCTGGTGACGGCCTGCACCTACCCTGGCAGGCTCGAACCAGAAATCGAGAGCCTTAACCGTTTCACGCTTCGGATTCACCCCGCCCGCAGATGAGGGCAGCGTGCGACGTCCGAGCGCCGGACCACGAGCATGCCGGGCTCTGTGACGAGGACTCTCTGAGCGGGCCGCTCGACTGTGGCGAGCTAGACGGGTATCAGCTCCGGCGCTCCGGCCACGGAGCGTCCGCCGGGC
This sequence is a window from Sanguibacter antarcticus. Protein-coding genes within it:
- a CDS encoding glycoside hydrolase family 48 protein; the encoded protein is MLRQSRRAPWAAVAALGAGSIVALAGLQPAQAAAPPAVDTTRSTTAAVLPAADAVDGEYTQRFLELYDKIHDPANGYFSPQGIPYHSVETLIVEAPDYGHETTSEAYSFWIWLEAAYGQATGDWAPFNDAWTTMETYMIPQSADQPTNSFYNPQSPGTYASEYDHPSQYPSALNSGVSTGVDPIANELKTTYGTSDIYGMHWLADVDNKYGFGAAPGAGCELGPSSTGTSYINTFQRGPQESVWETVPQPSCDEFTYGGTNGYLDLFTQDANYAKQWKYTNAPDADARAIDAAYWAYTWANEQGKASDVAATVSKASKMGDYLRYSMYDKYFKAIGCTSLTCAAGTGKDSSHYLMSWYYAWGGSLDTSSGWAWRIGSSASHFGYQNPMAAWALSTQSALEPASPTGAGDWGKSLDRQLEFYAWLQSAEGGIAGGATNSWDGDYGTPPAGTPTFYGMGYTEAPVYHDPPSNEWFGMQAWSMERVAQLYYASGNAEAKAILDKWVPWALANTDATGGADWSIPSSLGWSGAPDTWDATNPGANTGLHVTVTSTGQDVGVAGAYARTLMYYAAKSGDAESKAVAKSLLDSIWTYDQDAIGVSTTEVREDFKRFDDVLTDTTGDGLYVPAGWTGTMPNGDDIVAGKSFLDIRSWYLDDPDWPKVQAYLDGGAAPEFNYHRFWAQTAVATALADYDRLFSEGTVDPTPDPTTDPTTDPTTDPTTDPTTDPADTSSPTVPAGLTAGTTTTSSIPLTWTASTDNVAVTGYDVYQGTVKIASTTTPSYTVTGLTADTAYTFSVRAKDAAANVSAASAAVTASTKAATTTPAGACKVTYSTNDWNTGFTGSAKITNTSSTALSAWTLAFTFPAGQQISQGWSAIFTQTGTTVSAANQAWNGTLAAGASVDIGFNATHTGTNTAPSTFTLNGTTCS